GTGCGTGAGCGTCGTCAGCACCCGGTAGCGCGCCAGCGTCAGCGGCAGCTCCGCCGCGGCGGACGAGTCCAGGAGCGCCAGCGAGCGCAGCAGCTCCGGGTGCCTCGCGGCCAGCCGCAGGCCCACGAAGCCCCCCATGGACTGGCCCACGAAGTGGCACGGCGCCAACCCCAGCGCCTGGATGAACGCCACCGCGTCCTCGTACACGGTGCGCAGGTCGATGACCGAGTCGCCAGGCGGGGGCTCGCTCAGCCCCTGCCCCCGGTGGTCGTACACGATGCAGCGATAATGGCCCTTCAGGGCCTCCACCTGCCGGTGGAACAGACGGGAGTCCCAGAGCAGCCCGTGGCTGAAAAGCACCGGCTCCCCGCTTCCCCCCGTGTCCTCGTAGTACAGTCGTGCACCACGGATGGACAGGTATGGCATCCGCTTTTCCCCCGGCTTGGACCGACTTAGGTCCTTGCCCGGAACCCACCCTCCGTTTCGATTGATTCCGGATGCCTGGCCGCCCGGTTTGACAGGGGGCCAAAGCCGCTGCCAAACAAGGACCCCATGGACACCACCGCCTGGCAGCTCTGGTTGATCGCCGCCATCGTCCTGGGCGCGCTGGAGATCAAGCTCTCCGGCTTCGTGACGCTGTGGCTCGCCGTGG
The sequence above is drawn from the Corallococcus sp. NCRR genome and encodes:
- a CDS encoding alpha/beta fold hydrolase; protein product: MPYLSIRGARLYYEDTGGSGEPVLFSHGLLWDSRLFHRQVEALKGHYRCIVYDHRGQGLSEPPPGDSVIDLRTVYEDAVAFIQALGLAPCHFVGQSMGGFVGLRLAARHPELLRSLALLDSSAAAELPLTLARYRVLTTLTHWLGLRPVVDRIMSLYFGRTFMRDPERAAERAVLRRQLVENPRAVWRAMQGVIHRRSVEGELHRIETPTLVLVGEEDAVTAPAVAERLHQRIRGARLKRLPCGGHMCILEQPQAVNVALGDFLEEVERTSLQEAPRAAVS